From a region of the Patescibacteria group bacterium genome:
- a CDS encoding fibronectin type III domain-containing protein, whose translation MMYLVTTYRVRHFCVLGICVFLATLFTIGCFIFLYQTLVHPSVPIENIQVSNLSENSLTLSWVSYKPTRAKVYYSHSPISSSARIILRVLPMNLISRLFDLKVIGDDFGLVAATVHHVTLKDLKPETEYYYLISTGRQFYSYDKEGQSLPLIRTAVSLESAPFPYPCYGKVLDFAEEAPEAPLIVYAFSAESGLISAYTNSLGNYSLDLGSLRTKDNQGLFDLNQNRVLVLEVEGGQWGKITQPLYFDECQPIKTINLE comes from the coding sequence ATGATGTATTTAGTGACTACCTATCGGGTCAGACATTTTTGTGTTTTGGGAATTTGTGTTTTTTTAGCCACCCTTTTTACAATTGGCTGTTTTATTTTTCTTTACCAAACTCTGGTTCATCCTTCTGTTCCTATTGAAAATATTCAGGTGAGTAATCTTAGCGAGAATTCTTTAACTCTTTCTTGGGTAAGTTACAAACCAACAAGAGCAAAAGTTTACTATTCTCATTCTCCGATTTCTAGTTCAGCTCGGATTATCTTGCGGGTTTTACCGATGAACTTGATTTCTAGATTATTTGATTTAAAGGTCATTGGGGATGATTTTGGTCTGGTAGCAGCTACGGTTCATCATGTGACTTTAAAGGACCTTAAGCCTGAGACAGAGTATTACTATCTTATTTCAACTGGTAGGCAATTTTATTCTTATGATAAAGAAGGTCAATCCTTACCATTAATCAGGACGGCGGTTTCCTTGGAATCAGCTCCTTTTCCTTATCCTTGTTACGGTAAAGTACTTGATTTTGCTGAAGAAGCTCCAGAGGCACCTTTGATTGTTTATGCTTTTTCAGCGGAGTCTGGCTTAATTTCAGCTTACACCAACTCTCTAGGTAATTATAGTTTAGATTTAGGTTCTCTAAGAACAAAAGATAATCAGGGTCTTTTTGATTTAAACCAAAACAGAGTTTTGGTGTTGGAAGTTGAAGGCGGTCAGT